The proteins below come from a single Rhodohalobacter sp. SW132 genomic window:
- the ileS gene encoding isoleucine--tRNA ligase, whose amino-acid sequence MSKKFDEVKQLAYPKAEVEILNWWKENKIFAKSLKSRADGIPFTFFEGPPTANGKPGIHHVMARTVKDLFCRYKTLKGFRVDRKAGWDTHGLPVEIEVEKELGLDGRAQVQDYGVAEYNAKCRESVLKYKHLWDDLTNRMGYWVDLDNPYVTFENDYIESVWWAFKQLYEKDLVYKGYKIQWYSPGSGTVLSSHEVSLGYKETQDPSIYVKFPLDADPNVYFLAWTTTPWTIISNMALAVNPKLDYVKIRVEQDGKEEFLILAEGCLEDAIDGDYEIVDRYKGSDLTGWIYKPVFDYALKEFKKEDAWRVVEADYVTIDDGTGVVHTAPAFGADDFATAQKTDIPMFNPVNAEGRFEDVIEEFAGQWFKDADKEISRAIKEKGLMYKHETYLHNYPFDWRKGTPLMSYPVESWFIKTTDVKQKMVDYNKKINWKPESTGTGRFGTWLENNVDWAVSRQRYWGTPLPIWMSSKDPEYIECVGSVEELKKKAGLSDSEEIDLHRPYIDELTWDAPDGGTMVRVPDLMDVWFDSGAMPWAQWHYPFENKDKFKDNFPADFIAEGVDQTRGWFYTLHALGTMLFDKPAYNNVVSNGLVLDENGEKMSKSKGNTVDPFEMLQNYGADTVRWYMMSNSSPWENLKFGETGLQETQRKFFNTIVNTYSFFAMYANIDGFTYSGSPLPKSERTEMDRWITSRLNTTIKQVDEHLDEYEPTRAAREIEQFVEELSNWYVRRSRRRFWKEGKSINKTAAYQTLYECLTSLAKIMSPIAPFTGEWLFQKLNDVTGKDEKSVHLSFYPTVEETAIDKQLERRMEVARTVTSVVLRLRNQIDINVRQPLSKIILPMDEENRAMVEAVKDIILDEVNVKDIRFVDDDSGIVDKTAKPNFPKLGKRLGKRMKSVAAKIGSLTNEQIGIFEKAGSITLSLDDESEVLISSDELEIQRTGLEGWSVETQDGITVALDTEISEALLKEGMTREFMNRIQNMRKEADYDVTDRIVVGYEGSNLLEAAITERLETIKTETLAEHLKSELLESPDFIKTWDIEGEPCEISIQRKINN is encoded by the coding sequence ATGAGCAAAAAATTTGACGAAGTAAAGCAACTGGCTTATCCAAAGGCTGAAGTTGAAATTTTGAACTGGTGGAAGGAGAACAAGATTTTTGCAAAAAGCCTTAAATCACGGGCTGACGGCATTCCATTCACCTTTTTTGAAGGACCACCTACAGCGAATGGGAAACCGGGCATTCATCATGTAATGGCCCGGACTGTAAAAGATCTGTTCTGCAGATATAAAACGCTGAAAGGTTTCAGGGTTGATCGCAAAGCAGGGTGGGATACCCACGGCCTGCCGGTAGAGATCGAAGTGGAAAAAGAGCTCGGGTTAGACGGCCGTGCACAGGTTCAGGATTATGGTGTGGCAGAATACAATGCCAAATGCCGTGAGAGTGTGCTTAAATACAAACATCTATGGGATGATCTGACCAACCGAATGGGGTACTGGGTGGATCTTGACAACCCGTATGTTACCTTTGAAAACGATTATATCGAATCGGTTTGGTGGGCATTTAAGCAACTGTACGAAAAAGATCTTGTCTACAAAGGATATAAAATTCAATGGTACTCTCCAGGCAGCGGAACCGTTCTTTCTTCACACGAAGTAAGCCTTGGATATAAGGAGACGCAGGATCCCTCGATCTATGTGAAATTCCCGCTGGATGCCGATCCCAATGTTTACTTCCTTGCCTGGACCACTACACCGTGGACTATCATTTCCAATATGGCTCTGGCTGTAAATCCTAAACTCGACTACGTTAAAATAAGGGTTGAGCAGGATGGAAAAGAGGAATTTTTGATTCTTGCCGAGGGTTGTCTTGAGGATGCGATCGATGGTGATTATGAAATTGTAGATCGCTATAAAGGCAGTGACCTTACCGGCTGGATTTATAAACCGGTCTTCGATTACGCCCTGAAAGAGTTTAAGAAAGAGGATGCCTGGCGGGTTGTTGAGGCGGATTATGTAACCATTGATGATGGTACAGGGGTTGTGCATACTGCTCCCGCATTTGGTGCTGATGACTTTGCAACAGCTCAGAAGACCGATATCCCGATGTTCAACCCGGTAAACGCAGAAGGTCGTTTTGAAGATGTGATTGAAGAGTTTGCCGGTCAGTGGTTTAAAGATGCTGATAAAGAAATTAGCCGCGCAATCAAAGAAAAAGGGCTGATGTACAAGCATGAGACCTATCTTCACAACTACCCGTTCGACTGGCGCAAAGGCACACCGCTGATGTCGTACCCGGTGGAGTCTTGGTTTATCAAAACCACCGATGTGAAGCAAAAGATGGTGGATTACAACAAGAAAATTAACTGGAAGCCGGAAAGTACCGGTACCGGACGATTCGGCACCTGGCTTGAGAATAACGTAGACTGGGCCGTATCACGCCAGCGCTATTGGGGAACGCCGCTCCCGATCTGGATGAGCAGTAAAGATCCCGAATACATTGAGTGTGTGGGCAGCGTGGAAGAGCTTAAGAAAAAAGCTGGACTTTCTGATAGTGAAGAGATTGATCTCCATCGTCCGTATATCGACGAGCTGACCTGGGATGCCCCCGATGGCGGCACAATGGTACGTGTGCCGGATCTGATGGATGTTTGGTTTGATTCCGGGGCAATGCCGTGGGCGCAATGGCACTATCCGTTTGAGAATAAAGATAAGTTTAAAGATAACTTCCCGGCAGATTTTATCGCCGAAGGTGTGGATCAGACACGCGGGTGGTTCTACACCCTGCACGCCCTGGGCACCATGTTGTTTGATAAGCCGGCGTACAATAATGTAGTCTCAAACGGGCTTGTGCTCGATGAGAATGGCGAAAAAATGAGTAAATCGAAAGGCAATACGGTTGACCCTTTTGAAATGCTGCAGAACTATGGGGCTGACACGGTTCGCTGGTATATGATGAGTAACTCATCACCCTGGGAAAATCTTAAATTTGGAGAAACCGGCCTGCAGGAAACGCAGCGTAAGTTTTTCAATACCATTGTGAATACATATTCCTTTTTTGCAATGTATGCCAATATCGATGGGTTTACCTATTCCGGCTCACCGCTGCCTAAATCGGAGCGCACCGAGATGGATCGCTGGATCACTTCCCGGCTCAACACGACCATCAAACAGGTGGATGAACATCTGGATGAATATGAACCAACACGTGCTGCCCGGGAAATCGAGCAGTTTGTGGAAGAGCTGAGCAATTGGTATGTACGACGCAGCCGCCGCCGTTTTTGGAAAGAAGGCAAAAGCATCAACAAAACGGCCGCCTACCAGACGCTTTATGAATGTCTGACAAGCCTGGCCAAAATAATGAGTCCGATTGCACCGTTTACGGGCGAATGGTTGTTTCAGAAGCTGAATGATGTAACCGGCAAAGATGAAAAATCGGTACACCTTTCCTTCTACCCAACGGTAGAAGAAACAGCGATTGATAAGCAGTTGGAGCGCCGTATGGAGGTTGCACGGACAGTTACATCTGTAGTATTACGGTTAAGGAATCAGATCGATATCAACGTGCGTCAGCCGCTCTCAAAAATCATTTTGCCGATGGATGAGGAGAACCGCGCAATGGTTGAAGCGGTAAAAGATATAATTTTAGACGAAGTAAACGTTAAGGACATCCGGTTTGTCGACGATGATTCAGGAATAGTGGATAAAACTGCGAAACCAAACTTCCCAAAACTGGGTAAACGTCTTGGTAAACGAATGAAAAGCGTTGCTGCTAAAATCGGCAGCCTGACGAACGAGCAGATCGGAATATTTGAAAAAGCTGGTTCAATTACATTATCTCTGGATGACGAATCTGAAGTGTTGATCAGCAGTGATGAACTGGAGATTCAGCGCACCGGCCTCGAAGGCTGGTCTGTGGAAACTCAGGACGGCATCACCGTTGCACTGGATACCGAAATCTCCGAAGCGTTGCTGAAGGAAGGCATGACTCGGGAATTCATGAACCGGATACAAAATATGCGAAAAGAGGCTGATTATGACGTAACCGATCGTATTGTGGTTGGCTACGAAGGATCAAACCTGCTCGAAGCGGCTATAACTGAACGACTGGAAACCATAAAAACGGAAACTCTTGCAGAACATTTAAAAAGTGAACTGCTCGAATCCCCTGACTTCATCAAAACATGGGATATAGAGGGTGAACCCTGCGAGATTTCTATTCAACGAAAGATTAATAATTAA
- a CDS encoding TraR/DksA C4-type zinc finger protein codes for MASSKDTKNSGRVSPYTDEELEYFKEIIIKKRDEAENELNTLQSSLRESMENASDESAYSFHMADAGTDAQEREKTYMLFNRTKKFIRYLDDALVRIENKTYGVCKVTGKKIAKGRLEAVPHTQLSIDAKLKRR; via the coding sequence ATGGCATCTTCAAAAGATACCAAAAATAGCGGACGCGTTTCTCCATATACGGATGAAGAGCTCGAGTATTTTAAAGAGATCATCATAAAAAAACGCGATGAAGCTGAAAATGAGTTGAACACCCTTCAGAGCTCTCTGCGCGAAAGTATGGAGAATGCTTCCGATGAATCGGCGTATTCATTTCATATGGCAGATGCAGGTACAGACGCCCAGGAACGCGAAAAAACCTACATGCTATTCAACAGAACCAAGAAGTTTATCCGTTACCTGGATGATGCATTGGTGCGTATTGAAAACAAAACGTATGGAGTATGTAAGGTGACCGGCAAAAAAATTGCCAAAGGACGCCTGGAGGCAGTACCTCATACACAGCTCAGCATCGATGCTAAATTAAAACGCCGCTAA
- a CDS encoding signal peptidase II — protein MSLRKKKLLILFTPVLIVFILDQVTKQLVRTNPGLHRVNVIDGWLALNFTKNPGMAMGMDFLSTPVISIVAIVATIAIFAYILSTMKDANFAYLLCMGLILGGALGNISDRIFMGIAGGYGGVLDGHVVDFIHFNLTIGETPVFPYIFNVADIAITTAIITMLVFHKRIMPVDNEPKDDEIQSGETGGIDLHQEKTTERTEEITASEPADSAPDSASERQKPEL, from the coding sequence TTGTCGCTACGAAAGAAGAAACTGCTGATACTATTCACACCTGTTCTGATCGTTTTTATACTGGATCAGGTTACGAAACAGCTCGTCCGGACAAACCCGGGCCTTCACCGTGTGAATGTAATTGACGGATGGCTCGCGCTGAATTTTACCAAAAATCCGGGAATGGCAATGGGAATGGACTTTTTGTCAACTCCCGTGATTAGTATCGTAGCGATTGTAGCGACAATTGCAATTTTTGCGTACATCCTCTCCACCATGAAGGATGCAAACTTTGCATACCTGCTCTGTATGGGGTTGATACTGGGGGGAGCGCTCGGCAATATTTCAGACCGTATCTTTATGGGAATTGCAGGCGGATATGGCGGCGTGCTGGATGGTCATGTTGTGGATTTTATTCATTTTAACCTCACCATTGGCGAAACACCCGTATTCCCGTATATCTTCAATGTGGCCGATATTGCCATTACCACAGCAATTATTACCATGCTTGTGTTTCACAAACGGATTATGCCCGTGGATAACGAACCAAAGGATGATGAAATTCAAAGCGGGGAGACTGGGGGCATCGATTTACATCAGGAAAAAACTACCGAAAGAACAGAAGAGATAACGGCAAGCGAACCTGCAGATTCCGCTCCGGATTCTGCATCGGAGAGGCAAAAACCAGAATTGTAA